A part of Uloborus diversus isolate 005 chromosome 6, Udiv.v.3.1, whole genome shotgun sequence genomic DNA contains:
- the LOC129225232 gene encoding uncharacterized protein LOC129225232, giving the protein MKAFVICVFFAVVIAAASAGWTCMTEKDRCGEDECCVKFGLAATCKKLGEIDQTCEVHPGKMPFRDHVYLAMCECAKGLKCLPKDGLIGKVLGTCQEDYSGEEE; this is encoded by the exons ATGAAAGCATTCGTAATTTGTGTGTTCTTTGCTGTAGTTATTGCA GCAGCATCTGCGGGGTGGACATGCATGACAGAAAAAGACAGATGCGGAGAGGATGAGTGTTGCGTTAAATTTGGACTGGCTGCCACCTGCAAGAAGCTTGGAGAAATCG atcAAACATGTGAAGTCCACCCTGGTAAAATGCCATTCAGAGATCATGTCTATTTAGCGATGTGCGAATGCGCAAAAGGTCTGAAATGTCTGCCTAAAGATGGACTTATTGGG aAAGTGCTAGGTACATGTCAAGAAGATTACAGTGGAGAGGAAGAGTAA